In a single window of the Montipora capricornis isolate CH-2021 chromosome 11, ASM3666992v2, whole genome shotgun sequence genome:
- the LOC138024279 gene encoding uncharacterized protein: protein MSYSLKSFSGKLPTPLDVYQVITDIKRALWRYLRQPFLEVNNIHPLDGNEYQLTPGQNLAIKLEDENVPEHAYQVVIYAKIETGYYDLRDKPGAGEMIVSTTIPNGVIERKLICHVYDQQAWSYNSENITLPVASNNRVVNVSLKLAPSSSGKCKASVQIVGYGM from the exons aGCCTGAAGTCTTTCTCGGGAAAGCTTCCTACTCCTCTTGACGTCTACCAAGTTATCACTGATATCAAACGGGCACTATGGAGGTATCTTCGTCAACCCTTTCTGGAG GTGAATAACATCCATCCCCTTGACGGTAATGAGTACCAGCTTACTCCTGGACAGAATTTAGCCATTAAACTTGAAGACGAAAATGTTCCTGAGCATGCCTATCAAGTCGTCATTTATGCCAAAATTGAAACTGGCTATTACGATTTAAGAGACAAACCCGGTGCCGGTGAGATGATTGTCAGCACGACCATACCTAACGGCGTAATCGAGAGGAAGCTCATCTGTCATGTTTATGACCAACAAGCATGGTCCTACAACTCCGAAAATATCACACTTCCTGTTGCATCCAACAACAGGGTTGTGAATGTCTCACTGAAACTTGCCCCAAGCTCATCCGGAAAGTGCAAAGCATCTGTTCAAATTGTGGGTTATGGCATGTGA